Proteins from one Triticum aestivum cultivar Chinese Spring chromosome 7A, IWGSC CS RefSeq v2.1, whole genome shotgun sequence genomic window:
- the LOC123150340 gene encoding eukaryotic initiation factor 4A-I: MTSPSSQAMTLSHPSSGRHFYLAVDCLQFKMRTLLELLGVVSDRHGSVPIAICVSSRDELDAVCVAVANLPFVSLSPLYSDQDEAERASVLEKSRRAAIQRNQIEDTSIDESPKPGSVVLKLNITVVTDACLPSAAMGEAPLMSRVLINYELPTKKEAYLRRVSACLATDGIVINMVVGGEVALLRSLEETSGFVIAEMPIHVSEIL; encoded by the exons ATGACGTCTCCTAGCTCCCAGGCAATGACCCTATCGCACCCAAG CTCCGGGCGCCATTTCTACCTCGCCGTTGACTGCCTCCAGTTCAAGATG AGGACACTACTGGAGCTCCTAGGTGTTGTCTCTGATCGCCATGGCTCGGTGCCCATTGCCATATGTGTTTCATCCCGGGATGAGCTAGATGCTGTCTGTGTTGCTGTTGCCAACCTCCCCTTCGTGTCCTTATCACCGCTG TACAGCGATCAAGATGAAGCTGAGCGTGCATCTGTTCTTGAGAAATCCCGTCGGGCAGCAATACAGCGAAATCAGATTGAAGATACTTCTATTGATGAAAGTCCCAAGCCTGGAAGCGTGGTCTTGAAGTTAAATATTACAGTTGTAACAGATGCTTGCTTGCCTTCGGCGGCGATGGGAGAGGCTCCCCTTATGTCTCGTGTGCTGATAAACTATGAATTGCCTACAAAGAAG GAGGCTTACTTAAGACGTGTATCAGCATGCTTGGCAACAG ATGGAATCGTGATTAATATGGTGGTTGGTGGTGAGGTGGCTCTTCTAAGGTCTCTGGAAGAAACCAGTGGATTCGTCATTGCTGAGATGCCAATACAT GTTTCTGAGATATTATGA